One Pleuronectes platessa chromosome 9, fPlePla1.1, whole genome shotgun sequence genomic region harbors:
- the cpt2 gene encoding carnitine O-palmitoyltransferase 2, mitochondrial: MASLLSVQCVASLRRSGGLVHLRTSALGVSQRNYSKKEASPFEYLHQSVVPSMHYQKSLPRLPIPKLEETMKRYLAAQRPLLDDDQYRTTEKLTQDFQSGVGKQLHEELVAQDKRNKNTSYISGPWFDMYLSARDSVVLNFNPFMHFNLDPNPEYNNQLVRATNMVCSAVRFMKTLRAGVLEPEVFHLNPAKSDTDGFKRFIRWVPSSLSWYGAYMMNAYPLDMSQYYRLFNSTRIPKCGRDELFTNEKGRHLLVMRKGNMYVFDIVDKDGNLVKPAEIQSHLQYILSDPTPAPAFPLGVLTSENRDTWARLREKLIAAGNAEKLNLVDSAIFCFSLDDETMRDHIHISHNMLHGDGCNRWYDKSFSIILTKDGQASINFEHSWGDGVAVLRLQNEIFKDTTEQPLVHPGSVAAAVDSASAVRRLEFRLDSELENGIKNAKENFDSAVSELTIDAMEFKKGGKKQLKKSKLSPDAIAQLAFQMGFLRQYGETVATYESCSTAAFKHGRTETIRPATSFTKQCAHAFVCQPGQHSVEQLQAMLHECSKYHGQLTKEAAMGQGFDRHLFALRYLANSKGLALQDLYTDPAYAAINHNILSTSTLTSPAVNLGGFAPVVPDGFGVGYGVHDDWIGCNVSSYPARNVHEFLQCVHKSLEDIFTVLEGKTLVKKQ; encoded by the exons GCTACCCATACCAAAGCTGGAGGAGACTATGAAGAGGTATTTAGCGGCCCAAAGGCCCCTGTTGGATGATGACCAGTACAG AACAacagagaaactcacacaggatTTCCAGAGTGGTGTGGGGAAACAGCTGCATGAGGAATTGGTAGCCCAggataaaagaaataaaaacacaagctACATCTCAG gaCCCTGGTTTGATATGTACCTGTCTGCTCGTGACTCTGTGGTGCTGAACTTCAACCCCTTCATGCACTTCAATCTGGACCCTAACCCAGAGTACAATAACCAGCTTGTACGGGCAACTAATATGGTGTGTTCAGCGGTCCGCTTCATGAAAACACTTCGAGCTGGAGTACTGGAGCCTGAGGTTTTTCACCTAAACCCAGCAAAGAGTGACACAGACGGATTCAAAAGGTTCATCCGCTGGGTCCCATCCTCTCTGTCTTGGTATGGAGCATACATGATGAATGCTTACCCCCTGGACATGTCTCAGTACTATCGCCTCTTTAACTCAACTCGGATTCCGAAATGTGGGCGGGATGAGCTCTTCACTAATGAGAAAGGGCGACATCTCTTAGTTATGAGAAAAGGCAACATGTATGTGTTTGACATCGTCGACAAAGATGGGAATTTAGTGAAGCCTGCAGAGATCCAGTCCCATTTACAGTACATTTTGTCTGATCCGACACCAGCGCCTGCCTTCCCTCTTGGGGTGCTGACCAGTGAGAACAGGGATACGTGGGCTCGGCTAAGGGAAAAACTGATAGCGGCTGGAAACGCAGAGAAATTAAATCTTGTTGACAGCGcaattttctgtttctctctggatGATGAGACCATGCGAGACCATATTCACATCTCCCACAACATGCTGCATGGTGATGGCTGCAACCGGTGGTACGACAAGTCCTTCAGCATCATTCTCACAAAGGATGGTCAGGCATCCATTAATTTTGAGCACTCATGGGGCGATGGTGTAGCTGTGCTCCGCTTGCAGAATGAGATCTTCAAAGACACCACGGAGCAGCCACTGGTGCACCCAGgttctgttgctgctgctgtagatTCGGCCTCTGCTGTGCGCAGACTTGAGTTTAGGCTGGACAGTGAGCTGGAAAATGGCATCAAAAATGCAAAGGAGAACTTTGATTCAGCTGTGTCAGAACTCACTATTGATGCCATGGAGTTCAAGAAGGGTGGGAAGAAACAGCTTAAGAAGAGCAAGTTGAGTCCAGATGCTATAGCCCAGCTGGCTTTTCAGATGGGCTTCCTGAGGCAGTATGGAGAGACAGTGGCCACATATGAGTCGTGCAGCACCGCAGCATTCAAGCATGGCCGCACAGAGACGATCCGACCGGCTACCTCATTCACCAAACAGTGTGCCCACGCCTTCGTTTGTCAGCCAGGACAACACAGTGTGGAGCAACTGCAGGCCATGCTCCATGAATGCTCCAAATATCATGGACAGCTCACCAAGGAAGCAGCTATGG GCCAAGGTTTTGACCGACACCTCTTTGCCCTTCGATACTTGGCCAACTCAAAGGGCCTAGCTCTGCAAGACCTGTACACTGACCCTGCTTACGCTGCCATCAACCACAACATCCTCTCGACCAGCACCCTCACCAGTCCAGCCGTGAACCTTGGCGGCTTCGCCCCAGTGGTGCCTGATGGGTTTGGCGTTGGCTATGGGGTCCATGATGACTGGATTGGCTGTAATGTGTCCAGCTACCCTGCTCGCAACGTCCATGAATTCCTGCAGTGTGTCCACAAGTCTTTGGAGGACATTTTCACAGTCCTGGAGGGAAAGACACTAGTTAAGAAACAATAG